A single window of Channa argus isolate prfri chromosome 2, Channa argus male v1.0, whole genome shotgun sequence DNA harbors:
- the eif4g2a gene encoding eukaryotic translation initiation factor 4 gamma 2a isoform X2, whose product MLGNIKFIGELGKLNLIHESILHKCIKTLLEKKKRVQLKDMDEDLECLCQIMKTVGPKLDHDKAKSLINQYFSRMRSLTNNKELPARIRFLLQNTVELRENNWVPRKAYVDNGPKTINQVRQEAVKDLGVFIPPPTDGMRNDFFIDNTSFLQTRIKYDRETLGGLADMFGQMPGSGIGTGPGVIQDHYSPTMGRHRTNPLFNGHIGNSNGYQPQFEAGSKSFLKPNQGQNSPVFNHKQNHSGQMQSKDMAPRFSKKGKLNADESPQLGLKTNTPIQEKPAKSNKKAPPTREELCKMTDTLVADYLNSKNVNEAVNAVREMKAPKHFSSDMLKKIVVYSLSRSDEDKEHASSLIHVLCTEGLVTGENLMQAFLSVLDQCPKIEEEVPLVKSYLAQFAARAIVADLVNIADLAHQLENGLHFPLFLLCLQQMVRLKDREWLADLFQQSKINMQKMLPEIDQNKDRMLEILEGKGLSFLFPLMKLEKELLKQIKVDPSPQSIYKWIKDNIAPKLHTDKGFVNILVTSFLQYIAYETNPDDDEEQLAAPSKEQLDEEKQQLLSFKPVMQKFLHDHIDLQVSALYALQVHCNAKAFPKGMLLRYFVYFYDMEIIEEEAFLSWKEDVTQEYPGKGKALFQVNQWLTWLETAEEEESEDDDY is encoded by the exons ATGTTGGGCAACATCAAATTCATTGGTGAACTTGGAAAACTCAACCTCATCCACGAATCTATCCTTCATAAGTGCATCAAAACA cttttggagaagaagaagagagtcCAACTTAAGGATATGGATGAAGATTTGGAATGCCTCTGTCAGATAATGAAAACAGTGGGTCCTAAACTTGATCATGACAAGGCTAAG tctctGATAAATCAGTACTTTAGCCGGATGCGTTCGCTAACAAACAACAAGGAGCTGCCAGCGAGGATTCGTTTCCTGCTGCAGAACACAGTGGAGCTGCGTGAAAACAACTGGGTGCCTCGCAAGGCTTATGTCGACAATGGCCCAAAGACGATTAACCAAGTTCGTCAGGAGGCTGTAAAG GATTTGGGTGTTTTTATTCCACCTCCAACTGATGGCATGAGGAATGACTTTTTCATAGACAACACCTCCTTCCTGCAAACAAGAATAAAGTATGACCGGGAAACTCTTGGCGGACTGGCTGACATGTTTGGACAAATGCCTG GAAGTGGCATTGGTACAGGTCCAGGAGTCATTCAAGACCACTATTCCCCTACCATGGGACGTCACCGTACAAACCCACTCTTCAATGGCCATATTGGAAACAGTAACGGATACCAGCCTCAGTTTGAAGCTGGAAGCAAGTCTTTCTTAAAACCAAACCAG GGGCAGAATTCACCAGTTTTTAACCATAAACAAAATCACTCAGGGCAGATGCAGTCTAAGGATATGGCTCCACGATTCAGCAAGAAAGGAAAGCTTAATGCTGATGAG TCTCCACAGCTCGGCTTGAAGACAAATACTCCAATTCAGGAAAAACCCgcaaagtcaaataaaaaagcTCCTCCTACAAGGGAAGAGTTGTGCAAAATGACG GACACATTGGTGGCAGATTACCTCAACAGTAAGAATGTCAATGAAGCAGTGAATGCAGTGAGAGAGATGAAGGCTCCCAAACACTTCTCGTCTGACATGCTGAAAAAGATAGTGGTTTATTCCCTCAGTCGTTCAGATGAGGATAAGGAACATGCGAGCAGCCTGATTCATGTTCTCTGCACAGAGGGTCTTGTCACTGGGGAAAACCTGATGCAG gcatttctcagtgttttggACCAGTGTCCCAAGATTGAAGAAGAAGTCCCACTAGTGAAGTCATACCTGGCACAGTTTGCAGCACGAGCGATTGTGGCTGATCTGGTCAATATTGCAGATTTGGCCCATCAGTTGGAGAATGGTTTACATTTCCCACTTTTCCTACTCTGCCTTCAGCAGATGGTCAGACTGAAGGACCGCGAGTGGCTGGCTGATTTGTTTCAGCAAAGCAAAATTAACATGCAGAAGATGCTACCGG AAATTGACCAGAACAAAGACAGGATGCTGGAGATTCTGGAAGGCAAAGGGCTCAGTTTTTTGTTCCCACTGATGAAACTGGAGAAGGAGCTGCTAAAGCAGATCAAAGTGGATCCATCACCACAATCTATCTACAAGTGGATCAAGGACAACATTGCACCTAAACTCCACACTGACAAAGGCTTTGTAAACATCCTTGTGACCAG CTTCTTGCAGTACATTGCTTATGAGACAAACCCTGACGATGACGAAGAGCAGCTTGCAGCACCTAGTAAGGAACAGCTGGATGAGGAGAAGCAGCAACTGCTGTCTTTCAAGCCAGTAATGCAGAAGTTCCTACATGATCACATTGACCTGCAAGTCAGTGCCCTGTATGCCCTGCAAGTCCACTGCAACGCCAAGGCTTTCCCCAAAG GGATGTTGCTGCGCtactttgtgtacttttatGACATGGAAATAATTGAAGAAGAAGCTTTCCTTTCATGGAAGGAAGATGTCACCCAGGAGTATCCAGGGAAGGGGAAAGCATTATTTCAG GTGAACCAGTGGCTGACATGGCTGGAAAcagcagaagaggaggagtCGGAGGATGACGATTACTGA
- the eif4g2a gene encoding eukaryotic translation initiation factor 4 gamma 2a isoform X1 gives MLGNIKFIGELGKLNLIHESILHKCIKTLLEKKKRVQLKDMDEDLECLCQIMKTVGPKLDHDKAKSLINQYFSRMRSLTNNKELPARIRFLLQNTVELRENNWVPRKAYVDNGPKTINQVRQEAVKDLGVFIPPPTDGMRNDFFIDNTSFLQTRIKYDRETLGGLADMFGQMPGSGIGTGPGVIQDHYSPTMGRHRTNPLFNGHIGNSNGYQPQFEAGSKSFLKPNQGQNSPVFNHKQNHSGQMQSKDMAPRFSKKGKLNADEISLRPAQSFILNKKQVPKLQPHVTMIPQSAQGSSLGQSPQLGLKTNTPIQEKPAKSNKKAPPTREELCKMTDTLVADYLNSKNVNEAVNAVREMKAPKHFSSDMLKKIVVYSLSRSDEDKEHASSLIHVLCTEGLVTGENLMQAFLSVLDQCPKIEEEVPLVKSYLAQFAARAIVADLVNIADLAHQLENGLHFPLFLLCLQQMVRLKDREWLADLFQQSKINMQKMLPEIDQNKDRMLEILEGKGLSFLFPLMKLEKELLKQIKVDPSPQSIYKWIKDNIAPKLHTDKGFVNILVTSFLQYIAYETNPDDDEEQLAAPSKEQLDEEKQQLLSFKPVMQKFLHDHIDLQVSALYALQVHCNAKAFPKGMLLRYFVYFYDMEIIEEEAFLSWKEDVTQEYPGKGKALFQVNQWLTWLETAEEEESEDDDY, from the exons ATGTTGGGCAACATCAAATTCATTGGTGAACTTGGAAAACTCAACCTCATCCACGAATCTATCCTTCATAAGTGCATCAAAACA cttttggagaagaagaagagagtcCAACTTAAGGATATGGATGAAGATTTGGAATGCCTCTGTCAGATAATGAAAACAGTGGGTCCTAAACTTGATCATGACAAGGCTAAG tctctGATAAATCAGTACTTTAGCCGGATGCGTTCGCTAACAAACAACAAGGAGCTGCCAGCGAGGATTCGTTTCCTGCTGCAGAACACAGTGGAGCTGCGTGAAAACAACTGGGTGCCTCGCAAGGCTTATGTCGACAATGGCCCAAAGACGATTAACCAAGTTCGTCAGGAGGCTGTAAAG GATTTGGGTGTTTTTATTCCACCTCCAACTGATGGCATGAGGAATGACTTTTTCATAGACAACACCTCCTTCCTGCAAACAAGAATAAAGTATGACCGGGAAACTCTTGGCGGACTGGCTGACATGTTTGGACAAATGCCTG GAAGTGGCATTGGTACAGGTCCAGGAGTCATTCAAGACCACTATTCCCCTACCATGGGACGTCACCGTACAAACCCACTCTTCAATGGCCATATTGGAAACAGTAACGGATACCAGCCTCAGTTTGAAGCTGGAAGCAAGTCTTTCTTAAAACCAAACCAG GGGCAGAATTCACCAGTTTTTAACCATAAACAAAATCACTCAGGGCAGATGCAGTCTAAGGATATGGCTCCACGATTCAGCAAGAAAGGAAAGCTTAATGCTGATGAG ATTAGTCTGAGGCCAGCACAGtcctttattttgaataaaaaacaagtgCCAAAGCTGCAGCCACATGTGACAATGATTCCTCAAAGTGCCCAAGGTTCCTCACTAGGACAG TCTCCACAGCTCGGCTTGAAGACAAATACTCCAATTCAGGAAAAACCCgcaaagtcaaataaaaaagcTCCTCCTACAAGGGAAGAGTTGTGCAAAATGACG GACACATTGGTGGCAGATTACCTCAACAGTAAGAATGTCAATGAAGCAGTGAATGCAGTGAGAGAGATGAAGGCTCCCAAACACTTCTCGTCTGACATGCTGAAAAAGATAGTGGTTTATTCCCTCAGTCGTTCAGATGAGGATAAGGAACATGCGAGCAGCCTGATTCATGTTCTCTGCACAGAGGGTCTTGTCACTGGGGAAAACCTGATGCAG gcatttctcagtgttttggACCAGTGTCCCAAGATTGAAGAAGAAGTCCCACTAGTGAAGTCATACCTGGCACAGTTTGCAGCACGAGCGATTGTGGCTGATCTGGTCAATATTGCAGATTTGGCCCATCAGTTGGAGAATGGTTTACATTTCCCACTTTTCCTACTCTGCCTTCAGCAGATGGTCAGACTGAAGGACCGCGAGTGGCTGGCTGATTTGTTTCAGCAAAGCAAAATTAACATGCAGAAGATGCTACCGG AAATTGACCAGAACAAAGACAGGATGCTGGAGATTCTGGAAGGCAAAGGGCTCAGTTTTTTGTTCCCACTGATGAAACTGGAGAAGGAGCTGCTAAAGCAGATCAAAGTGGATCCATCACCACAATCTATCTACAAGTGGATCAAGGACAACATTGCACCTAAACTCCACACTGACAAAGGCTTTGTAAACATCCTTGTGACCAG CTTCTTGCAGTACATTGCTTATGAGACAAACCCTGACGATGACGAAGAGCAGCTTGCAGCACCTAGTAAGGAACAGCTGGATGAGGAGAAGCAGCAACTGCTGTCTTTCAAGCCAGTAATGCAGAAGTTCCTACATGATCACATTGACCTGCAAGTCAGTGCCCTGTATGCCCTGCAAGTCCACTGCAACGCCAAGGCTTTCCCCAAAG GGATGTTGCTGCGCtactttgtgtacttttatGACATGGAAATAATTGAAGAAGAAGCTTTCCTTTCATGGAAGGAAGATGTCACCCAGGAGTATCCAGGGAAGGGGAAAGCATTATTTCAG GTGAACCAGTGGCTGACATGGCTGGAAAcagcagaagaggaggagtCGGAGGATGACGATTACTGA